The genomic segment aaccaggagttggaggctgcagtgagcgaagatcgtgtcactgtacttgagcctgggtgacagagtgagaccctgtttcttaaaaaaaaactggaaatacctTAAATGTTTCTCTGTGGGGTCTACtttaataaattatggtatacctaaaaaaaaaaaaaaagaataagaaagctgTCTTGAATATAAATAGGAAGACATTCAAGATATACTTTTGAGTTTAAGCGTATAAAAGTGCCagacgctgtggctcacacctggaatcccagcactttgagaggctgaggagggcagatcacgaggtcaggagttcaagatcatcctggccaacatagtgaaatcccatctctactaaaaatacaaaaaattagcctgatgtggtggcagacgcctgtaatcctagctactcaggaggctgaggcagcagaatcacttgaaccgaggttgcgatgagctgagataacaccattgtactccacctgggggcaacagtgtgagactctgtctcaataaaaaaaaaaaaaaaaaaaaaaaaaaaaagagtttaaaaggaAGGtaaagccagacacagtggcctgcacctgtagtcccagctacctggaaggctgaggtaggaagattgcttgagcccaggagtttgaaactagcctgggcaacatagtgagaccccagctcaaagaaattttaaaaaggagaagatgGGGACAGTGTATACAGCTGATTATTCTTTGTGTAAAAAATGGGgagatgggctgggtgcagtggctcacgcctataatcctagcactttgggaagccgaggcgggcagatcacaaggtcaggatttcaagaccagcctggtcagcatggtgaaatcccgtctctactaaaaatacaaaaattagccaggcgtggtggcatgcgcctgtagtcccaactacctagggggctgagtcaggagaatcacttgaaatcaggaggtggaggttgccgtgagcagagatggcgccactgcactccagcctgggtgacagaatgagactccatctcaaaaaaaaaaaaaaagaggggaagatGAGGAAGGAATACACTTAAATATACCTGCATTAATTTAGATAAAGCATAGCAGGATCTTTCATGGAGGACACACAAGAAACAGCTAACAATGGGCACTTTAGTGATAAAAATGGGCTACTGGGAGAATGgggtggaaaaaaaatatttccactgAATATCGTTTGAATCTTTTGAATATTATGTAAATGTGttaccaattaaaaataaaatatataaagactaTGAggcaatatgaaaaaatgcttataagttgaaaataaattaaaaaatgatatactgggtcaggcatggtggctcatgcctgtaatcccagcactttggaaggccgaggtagggagatcacctgaggtcgggagtttgagaccagcctgaccaacgtggagaaaccctgtctctactaaaaatacaaagttaaccaggcatggtggctcatgcctgtaatcccagctactcaggaggctgaggcaggagaatcgcttgaacccgggaagcagaggttttggtgagctgagatcacgccattgtactccagcctgggcaacaagagtgaaactcttgatGTACTGTATATTCAGTAGGATAACAACTGTAAATACAAATGCATGTTAAAATTTCTGTCTGTAGAAGAAACATTCTagggaatttttctttcttgtaatttttCCCATGAATTTCAATAATAAACatatgttattttcattattagaaaaaaattagtgacATAGGAAATACTAAGAGAATTCTGCATAATCTCAATTACTCAACAAGGTATtgaaaaagactggaaggaaatatacaagatgTTCCCAGTGATTGACTCTGGGTATCAGATAATAGGTGATTTTAAGGGTATTACAATGATCTTGGGCTACTTTCATCATGGACAGACACCAGGATGGaagaaaggcaaaaaggaagggagggagaaagaaagggagggaattAGTAAAgggaatttttgaaaataacagttgTGTTAAGATAGTAAGATTATGGtcatttttgttgctttgttcAGCTTTCCAAACTTTTCATTATGTGGTTTTGGTGTTATTTTATCAGGAACAAAGCCCTCACTGTCACAGAGCGAAATTCCAGCCCCAAAGTTCTGCTGATTTTTGTTAAAGAGTTAGAGCtcctgcatctgttgtctccagattttttagcgatcgccattctaaccggcgtgagagaggatgtggagaaataggaacactcttacaacagttggtgggagtgtaaattagtccaaccattgtggaagacagtgtggcgattcctcaaggatctagaaatagaaatcccatttgacccagcaatcacatgactgggtatatacccaaagaactataaatcgttctactataaagacacatgcacatgtatgttcactgcagccctgtgtacaatagcaaagacctggaaacaacccaaatgcccatcaatgatagactggacaaagaaaatgtggcacatatacactgtggaatagtatgcagccataaaatacgatgagttcatgtcctttgtaaggacttggacgaatctggaaaccatcattctcagcaaactgacacaagaacagaaaatcaaacacctcatgttctcactcgtaggtgggtgttgaacaatgagaacacgtggactcagggagaggtgcatcacacactgggggcagctggggggtaggggagggacagtgaggggtggggagggaacgGAAAGtggtgagggataacatggggagaaatgccagatacagtatgcacttaaaataaaataaataaattttaaatataataataaaaaaaagagttagaGCTCCTAATTGCTTGTTATTCACTCCAAGTAAGGAGGCTCAGGAGTTACTTGGGTGATAGGAAATTGCTCCCAGTGACATGttgctggggaaaaaaagcaaagtatcAGAGCACCCTTAAACCCTTAAAATGTCTTAGCAAACACTTTATGGAGCCTCagttgccaggcatggtgctgggggAGTGCAAAAAGCAAGGCCCAGTTCCTGCCCAACCTGAGCGCCAGCCTTCTCTGGCATCCGAGGGCAAGAGGCATCCTCAAGGAGGTCTGAGCAGAGGCTGCAAGACCAAGCCCTGTAGGCAGTGGCCAACTCTACCAAAGAACAAAATTAGGCCTGTCCAAGGGTCATTGGTCCCCACCTGCCCTGCCATTGTGAGCAATGTCCACCCAGAATCTTCTTGGTGGAAGAACAATGCTTGCAAAGCCAACTGCCCAGTGGTTTTGGTCATCCAGACTCAAGAGACCTGGATTCTGGTTCTGGGTCTGCCATTAACCAGCTGCGAGATGTTGGAAAAATCGTTCCACCTtgtgagcctcagtctcctcaatCTGTGAAATGCAGAGAATCATCATAATAATGAATCATATCTGCTCTTCCCACCTCACAGAGTTTTTGTGAGGATAAGGTGACATAGTGTACATAGAAGCACTTCCCCCCACCCACCGGGGCGTTCCTGAGTTTATTCGGGGCACACCCGGACGAGGGTCCCACACCTAGACGAAGGTGTTGGGCCTCTTGGTGGTGAAGCGTGGCTTGTGCTGACGGTGCAGGACGCGGTGGGGCAGCGGGAACTTGATCTTGGAGTCGTGGAACTGCTTGACGGCCGGGCGGCGGCACTTGCTGACTGCGATCTCCTCCACTTTCATGATCTGGATGGAGTGGGCCGTGGCGCGGTGCCGGGCGCCCATGTCTCGGTAGCACTGGGTGACAGCGCCAGCGGTGGTCAAGTCCCGGTATTCCCGGTACATGTTGTGGGTGCCGCTCCGGGAGTCATAGTGCAGCCAGATACCGAAGTTCTTCACCCGAAGGGGGGACTTCTCGAACACCTGCCCACAGTAGACAATCTCCCCTGAagacttcttcatcttcttcaacTGAGACACGAAGTACCAGAAGCGGGACTTGGCGACGACGTGATTAGGCGCAAAGATTCGCATGCGATAGAGGGGCGGTGTGTGGCACTGGGGGGTGGGCAGGCAGCGACCCACCACCTTGTACTCTCGTAGTGTGCCCGAAGCCTTCATGACGTTCTCTCCGCGCTCGCCGCCGCCCGCAAAAGGCATAgaagcactttttatttttgagacagagtctcagtttgtcgcccaggcaggagtacagtctcgatctcagctcactgcagcctccgcctccttggttgaagcaattctcctgcctcagcctcctgagtagctgggattaccggcatgcatcaccacgcccgactactttttttttttgtatttttagtagagacggggtttcatcatattggccaggctggcatagaactcctgacctcaagcgatctgcctgcctcgcctcccaaagtgttgggattacaggtgtgagccactgcacctggccatgaagCACTTTAAAAGTgtaaaggccgggtgcagtggctcaggcctgtaatcccagcactttgggaagcagaggcgggtgaattacgaggtcaagagatcgagaccatcctggtcaacatggtgaaaccccgtctctactaaaaatacaaaaaattagctgggcttcgtggcaggtgcctgtagtcccagctactcggtaggctgaggcaggagaatcacttgaatttgggagacagaggttgcagtgagccgagatcgtgccactgcactccagcctgggcaataagagtgaaactctgtctcaaagaaaaaaagtgtaaacGATGTCAAatgatgaatgggtaaataaaatgtggtatatccatacaacagaatattatacaaagccataaaaaggaatgacgtcctgatatatgctacaacatggatggaccttgaaaacgTTACactaagagaaagaagccagacactaaAGACCACATacgtatgattcaatttatatggaatattcagaatagacaaatccacagaggcagaaagcagGTTTGTGCTTGCCAGGGCCTGGGATGAGGGAGGAACGGAGAGGGACTGTGTAATGGGTACAGGATTCCCTTTGAGGCGATGAAAATATTCAGGAACTTAACGGTGGTGATGGTTGGAAGACACTGAATGTACTAAATGTccttgaattgtacactttatttttttggttttctatttttttaaggcagagtctcgctctgtcgcccaggctggagtgcagtggcaatatcTACactctccaccttctgggttcaagtgattctcttgcctcagcctcccgagtagctgggattgcaggtgcatgccaccacccccagctaattttttgtatttttagtagagatgggatttcactgtgttagccaagatggactcaatcttctgacctcgtgatctgcccatctcggcctcccaaagtgttgggattacaggcgtgagccactgtgcctggcctgccacagtttttttaaaaactgaaaaaagtatAAATGATGGCTCAAATCTGAGtgtattatgattattatttccacaattaataaaaaagaataagtgtCCAGAATTTCAgagttcttcctcttttttagGGCAGAGAAAGAAGtgactagaaaaacaaaacaaaaggcaatcCCACCCTGAAAGTGTGCAGCGCTCCAGAGACAGGCACTTCGGGTTCAGCTCAGGGGAAGTGTGACCAGAGGGAAAACTCGGAGTGGCGAGGCCAGGGAAGCGCACTGACCTGGGAATTTCAAAATCCATCTGCGTGGGCTCACCCTTTAATTTGGTGGCTGTGTGATCCCTTGGGGCAGATTTAATCCACAGCTTCCTGCACCCACACTGTTTCCCAGCCAGATTGGAAGACTGGGCTTCCTGGTTCCTGCCTGAGGGTAAAGGGGCAGCTTCCTGAACCAAAAGGGGCACACACCTGGCTTAGCTCCTGAGTGACCCTAGGGCTGGAGGCACTCTTGGATGAAGATGTCTTGGTGACAATAATGATGCGACATTTCGATGATGATGAAGTGATGTAGCAAGAGCAGTTTACCCACAAGACACTCAGATGCACAGAGAagatattctctctttttctctgttactgattcaatctctCCCATGAGCCCCATTTGGGGTGGcggagatgggaagggaggggactACTTGCCAAGTAGGTGCCTTGGTCTACTCTCATTTGAACTCCGTATCTAACAGGTAAACACTCAGTAGCCACATGAATAGGTACATTTCTCCCTTCCCTACCCCCTTGTCCCCATGCCACCTTGGAACCTACCGCTTCCCTGCCCCTGTCCCTTCTCTCCCCACAATGCACCAGGACCTGAGGAGCAGACCTTTTGTCTCTGCCtaaaaactctgtctcttcctAAACGTCCCTGACCAGAAGCAGCAACTGGGGCACtggtttaaaatattcattccctgctgggcacggtggctcatgcccgtaatcccagcactttgagaggccaaggcaggtggatcatttgaggtcaggagttccagatcagcctgaccgacatagcaaaaccccatctctactaaaaatacaaaaaaattagcgggctgtggtggcacgtgcctatagagccagctagctactcaggactaaggcaggagaattgcttgaacccaggaaacaaaggttgcagagagcccagagacagagcaagactctgtctctgaaaatataaataaataaataaaataaagcattcatTCCCTGTGCCTACCCTGGAGAATCTGATTAAGCAGATTTCAGGAGGGACCCAGGAATCCAGGTTTTTTAGTTCTCTCCCAGAAAGTTAGAGGCACACTGCTCTGTCAGATACTGAGTTCATTCTAGCAAGGCTTACAGTGACCTCCGACTTGTTAAGGGAACAGGAACTTTAAACACTGTAAGACAATTCCTTTTGCCTCAAAGCTTTGCTTTCTAGAGTGTTGTTTACAAGGAGCTGCCACCCCACCCCACTACCAGATAAAGGAAACTTGTTAGTTAAGGGAAAACAAGGACTTTGTCTTTCAAACTGGTATCTGTTCCTCTTTTAACACAGGGAaccaagctgggcgcggtggctcacacctgtaatcccagcactttgggaggtcgaggcaggtggatcacgaggtcaagagatcgagaccatcctggtcaacatggtgaaaccccgtctctattaaaaatacaaaaaattagctgggcatggtggcgcgtgcctgtaatcccagctactcaggaggctgaggcaggagaattgcctgaacccaggaggcggaggttgcggtgagccgagatcgcgccattgcactccagcctgggtaacaagagcgaaaccctgtctcaaaaaaaaaaaaaacaaaaaaaaacaaaaaaacaaaaaaaaccacagggAACCTGTTGATTCTGGGCTGGGGAGCCCGGGGGCCAATAAGACTAAAGGAGTTATGCTTTccagaatgtattttaaaatctccatTCGCTAACAATAATATCTAACATTCATTGAGCTTACTGTGAGTCACGTGTTGTGTTACGTACGCTCATGGATTCTCTCCTTTATTCCTCACGGCCTGATACTGCTATTACCCCCAGTCTACAGATAAGGACAGTGTGAGGCCTATACAGGTTAAACAGCTTGCCTGGGGTCACTGTCCCTCATGcaaaagccaggatttgaactgagTGCATGTAACTCTGAAAGTTCTCTGAATCGCTAAGATCCCCTTACCTACTTGAGTTTGAAGCCTCTTGGGAATCACCTGGCTCAGCTTTCCTATTTTATAGCTGTGGAGATAGGACTGTGGAGGTCTTCAGGGGACTGAGGTCTGCCCTGTGGGTTTCACAATTtcactgagttcttttttttttcttttttttttctgagacagagttttgctctgttgctaggtgccaggctggagtgcagtgttgtgatctcggctcaccgcaacctccgcctcctgggttcaagcaattctcctgcctcagcctcccaagtaactgggactacaggcacacaccaccatgcccagctaatttttgtattttagtagagacggggtttcactatgttggccaggatggtcttgatctcttgaccttgtgatctgcccacctcggcctctcaaagtgctgggagtacaggcatgagccaccgtgcggGGTTTCACTGAGTTCTTAAAATAAGTGGGGCCCATCCAGGGCCCCCCTCCACTTCAATGTCAT from the Saimiri boliviensis isolate mSaiBol1 chromosome 4, mSaiBol1.pri, whole genome shotgun sequence genome contains:
- the LOC101041173 gene encoding large ribosomal subunit protein eL20 encodes the protein MKASGTLREYKVVGRCLPTPQCHTPPLYRMRIFAPNHVVAKSRFWYFVSQLKKMKKSSGEIVYCGQVFEKSPLRVKNFGIWLHYDSRSGTHNMYREYRDLTTAGAVTQCYRDMGARHRATAHSIQIMKVEEIAVSKCRRPAVKQFHDSKIKFPLPHRVLHRQHKPRFTTKRPNTFV